The window TCATTTTGATCAAAGCAAGGTTAGATCTGAGATTAGATTGCGTGAAGGGCGTGCTAGGCCGATTGATATCCTAACCAAGCACCTCAATGGATCTGATGATTTGGATATAGAAATAAATGAACCATACATGGTGTTCAAGGTTAATATTTAGATCTACAGCAATCCATATCTCCTTTTCCTTTAACTGATATAAATTATGATGTAATATATTATAGCCCTTGAAAACTTATTGAACCTTTTCCTTAGTATGACTAAAGATTTCCAGCCTTAAATGTCAATATTGTTTTTGAcaatttaaataacaatttgATGTATATGGTGCAGGGCTTGACAGTAAAGGAAATGGAAGAACTTCATGATGACATCAAAATGCATCTGGACCTTGACAGGGACACACCCACCCATGTAGAATATTGGGAGGTATCATCTTTATCCATTGTTTAGTTAGTTACTTTATAGTCCTTCACAGAGTACTAATTACTTAATAATTTCTACCTTATCTAGTTAGTTATTAATACTATCATCTTGTTTTATTCACCTTAGGTTATATTGGATGTGACTATGACTTTGAAGTTTCAATCTTATCTAGTAATGGCATAAAGGATCACATTTATGATTCGATTCAGAAATCATAAAAAAGTGATGCAAAGgaccaaaacagctgaaattcAAGGTTATTAATATCTATATGTTGTTAGTAATAATGTAATTTCATTCATATGTATCTTGGCACTCTCTCAAATTGTAGAAcataaaacaacaaaatgaaCGTTGGAGGCAATATGCTAGATAAAGAATATGCTTAATATATAATATCGTTATTTGTGAATATTTTTGTAGCTTCTCTGtgaatatgtttttgttattattagcATAATACATTAGTTTTTGTGAGTTGTGATATATCATTATGTGTATTAGCATACTAATATAATTGCATtactaaagagaaaataatgcaGATTGACATGCATGTCTATGCCTGTTAAATGTTAATATGCCAATATTTTATAGTTTAGTTTAGATTGTTACTgatttgcatatttttttaattttaaatattggcATAAATATTAGtacataatattattaaaatttaattttaaatgtagATGACATATCTGGTTCAATTAGTAATCGGACCACTTGAACTGATTCCTCATAAAACTAACTAGCAACTTTTCCTGAAATTCTTTGGTTTGGGTTTTAAAATACTTTCAGAAAAATCTTATGGAAATTAAGTGGAAATATCATGTCTATGTACTTACATATGCTTGAATACAATCATGTCAAAGAACTTGtagttttgaatttgaactgTTAGGTAATAGCATAGGGATAATgtcctttaattatttactttttatttctaaaagagCATTTGAACACTGTCTTCTATAGTTCTATTAATTTCTTAGTGCCATTGAAAACAGATATTTGCAAAGGTATGGCTGTATATAAGTATAAACTGTTTAGCattgaatatttcttttttgtcaaaattgaatGTTATAGAATGAAGttcttgctctctctctctctcttaaatCTGGTGGGGATTTGTGAGGTATCGaggtttttggtttttatagtttgaaatgTTGAATTTATTGAGTTGTAACATCAGGGAGTTGTCTGGTGAAGATCCATACAATTGGTGTAGTGTCTTTTATCCGACTATGCATGTCATGTCATGTTTGTGGTTTATATgtacatataaatttattattatatgaattgGATCCCAGATAGATTAGTTGCCttaatctttttctcttttgttttagtTCACTCATATGGCCATTGTGGGTGACTTCCTTAACATGTAATGCTATGGATCTTGACACTAAATTAGTCATGTCATAATTCATGTTCTAAGTTGAAGTCTTCTTGGTCAATATCTTCATACAGGCACTCCTTCTGGTTTGTGATTGGGAGCTAGCTGAAGCTCGAAAAAAGGATGCAATTGATCGAGCTAGGGTGCGTGGTGAAGAACCTCCCGCAGATCTGCTTGCAGAAGAAAGGGGTCTGCATTACAGTGTTGAGCCAGATGTGAAGAATCTTTTGCAGGGGAAAACACATGCAGAATTGGAAGCTTATCAGGTGCATACAGAGTCAGAGATGCGTACTGGTACAGCAAAAGTGGTTGAGTACTGGGAGGCAGTTTTAAAACACCTCCACATATATAAGGCCAAGGTAATCTCTGCCACTTTTTAAGTTACATGCCTTTAAATAATGGATAAGTTCGCTCCATTATTACATTGCTGTAAATACAGGCTTGTTTAAAGGAAATTCATGCCAAGATGTTATGCAAGCACTTGCAACGCCCTGAACAACCATTGGAGGATGAAGATGAATTGGAAGATGCTCAAGTTAGAAACTCTGAGGACGATACTGAGCACTATGCTAAAGGTATAAGCCTTTTGTGactgttaatttaatttataagctTCCTCCATTCCAAATTTCATGTTGATATTTGTTTGATCTTTATTGTGTAGTCCAATATGCAGATGAATCATTTTCACCAGAACCCAttaaaggagaagttcaagaagCCAAAGATCAGGCTGGCTCATTTTCACCGGAACTGTTTCATGGTGATGAAAATGAGGAAGCTATTGACCCTGAAGAGGATCGAGCTCTACTGGTAATCTTTAAACATGGTTTTTAACAATAATCTCTCTTTGTGTGGGTATGTTTGTGTGTGTCAAGTGTATAGACTAACTCTACGATGATGGTACATTCATAGGAGCAGAAACGCATGGCTGTAAAGGAAGAGCAGCAAAGACAAATTCAGGAAGCAATGGCATCAAAGCCTGCTCCATCTGAAGATAATTTTGAGATGAAGGCCATGAAAGCTATGGGAGCTATGGAAGATGGGGACGCAGTGTTTGGCTCTGGTGCTGAAGTGAATCTAGATTCAGAGGTACCCTGCCTTGGTTATTTATGCAAATTTCATTCTTgttgaaatttcatcaaatgcTTGTCCCCTTCTATGATTCTTAGAAATTTACATGTTTGATAGATTGAAAGTTACTTAGTTCATAGTACAAAGTTCTGAATTTGTGAAACTACTATATGAAAGGACGTGGGTGATTATTTACATATCCTTTGGAGTTGGACTCGTTAGTTACTTCTTTCCGTAGAAAAAGTTGACGATGGAGGGGATAAATATACTTTCATTGGTACATGTTATTATTGTAGGGAGAAATAAATGCTTGTtatctatattttcatatttaaagttTCTGATGTAATCAGTTGTTAATGTTGGAACAGGTTTATTGGTGGCATGACAAATACAGAGCCAGGAAGCCGAAGTATTTCAACCGTGTTCACACTGGATATGAATGGAATAAATACAATCAGACTCACTACGATCATGACAATCCACCTCCAAAGGTTGTACAAGGGTATAAATTTAACATCTTCTACCCAGATCTTGTAGACAAGACAAAAGCTCCAACTTACACTATTGAGAAGGATGGCAGCAATGGTGAGACTTGCATCATAAGATTTCATGCAGGGCCACCATACGAAGACATTGTAAGTCTACTTTTTCTCGATGTTACGAAagcttttaaatttttcaacCAAATTACCGATTTCATGTGTCTTCAGACACTGGCTTACATTCTGGTTTTCTCTCCTACCGGTTGGCTTCCATTTTGAAGAGTAAGGTGTGCATCCGAGTATGTTAAGCTGCTGGCATTAGAGTTTCTTTTAGATATTTGGAGGAATTGTCCAACCAACATTGAACAAAACCTGATTACTGTATTTTGATGATACATTTGACTTGAAAGTTAAATGTTGAAAGAATTAGTGGTGGACAGAGAACAATATGAATTGCGGTTTCTGCTCGTATACAATTGAAAGTGAGAACAAATACGGTTTTCTTTCTTCCGTgtgttttgtttccttttttgtaATCACATCTGATAATCTTGTTTACTCCGAGCAAAAATTAGTCCTGAATTGAAACAATCAATTCAATCAAAGTTTCAaacttattctttttttctaataataggTTGGAATCAGTCTAGAAACAGGTTAAATTTTCGGTTCATTAACATCATGGGAAAAAGTAAGGGCCTTTAGGTGGGACGacatcattttcttctcttaaaatGTCAAAATAGCACTCTGAATATTAAATCATTGCATTAACCTTCAACTATCTTTACGGGAGTCCTGCAGAACCAAAAATCATTGATATTAAAAGGATTACTATAATATatagaataaagaaaaattacgaCATATTTACCCGAATGGACTTTGTTTGATAGAAAGCAATTCAATGTCCAACTGCAGTTCGAAAATAGCAAGCCGTAAATTGTATAGAACAATAGAATAAAGGCTTAAATGCAATTATAGtcttcttattcttattttgttttatccgtaattatggtcccttcattttaaaattaagatatttgatcatcttattttttaaaatatgtgattttaatCCTCTCATTTTAAATTAGAGACATTTAATCctcttattttagaaaattactatttggttaaattctcaattttgtctacgttttatttcttttcttttgatctAATTGAACTCTAAACCTAACATATTCACTTAAGATATTATCaagaaatgatttaattaattacaaaataagaaataaaagaaataaaacaaagataaaattaaagattaaaccaaaaattatagatttttcaAAATACGAAAACCAAAATTACGGATTTTCTAAAATATGCGGACCAAATGTTTGTATTTTGAAATGCGGAACCAGAATtgcagattttttttaaatagaggATCAAAtgtctcaattttaaaatagaaggaTCAAACTTGTGGATTAAGTAAAATAAACTaaccaaaattacatttaagccTAACATAAAAGACTGGAGAAATAGACAGAGAGCCTTAAAGATAATAAATGTAGATAAACTTTAAGACATTCCTTACCAACAAGTTTTCTATTTTGGTTCAcagttattttatacttttgattACAGAATCTGATATCTAGTGTAGGAAGGGATAGGTTAAAGTGGAGGGAGAAAGAGCTTGGTTGGGTGAAAGTAGTCACTTCTTACTTCAAACATGTCTTTGAACTAAAGCAATTCATTGAATGCGAGTGAAACACAAGAGGTTTTCAGCAAGCTTCGGGGTTCATGAAAACTTGTGTTTTACTGAGAAAGACAACCTTATCAACCAAGCtgattaaattttgattaaactGTTTTAGACTTGAACAGGAAAAGGTTGGAAGCAGTCTTGCAATTGAAATGTGGGAGACCAAGGAAACGGAGCTAAAATGCTAATTGTAGCATTAACTTACTGGAACAAATCTTAACAAAGAGATCAGAATAATTCACCTCTATTGTTGAATTGGGAGGGATTTCTTGGACTCCTTTGCTTCCATAGGCAAGTTCAGGAGGAACAATTAACAGCCGCTGCAGAAAACTTACTAAATTACTGCTTGATGAAGCATATGATCCAACCTAAAATCTAAACAATTTTAACCCCTCTCAAGTAAAACTACTTACACACATACTATAATAGCTTCTGAGCTTAAAAAATTTAGTGAGATGTCAAGAACTCACCCAACttgtaattttataatcttagaggtataaatattttaaaatataaaatctttgAATACTTATTTggcaataaaatatacaaagataaagcaaaacaaaacataatctatagtaatataaatttcaattcattGTAGTTGTTCAGTAGTTCCCTTAGACTTAGTAGAGGCCCAATGAAGTATGAAGCTTCCCATCAAATAGATAAAAGGATTTGCATGTTGCACACTTAATTTTAATGATTGTCAAGATTTTCAGTGGCATTCTTAACCAAACAGAGACCTTGCTCCTAGAATATGTTCTCACCTGGCCTCCTACTCGCATGCCTTGTACTCCTAAATCCAACCCTTTAAGGACTGTTCCTCTCTCAGATTGGCCTACATCAAATCCATAGGGCTGCAATAATTTAAGCATGTCCTCATCAATTGACAAGTAAATTTTCCAACAAAAAGGTATCATGGATTTATGCATAATGATCATCCTGAATTTTCTGTAAGTGTTATCAATTATCATTATGTAACAAGGAAAAGACATGGAATCAGAAATCAGGTGGACACACATTCCATACCATAAGCACATATATTTGGGCACGAATAAtatgcaaaaagaaaatacattacagCAAGCCTACAATTGCACATTGTGTCAAAACATACgtctattattaatattaaaacaatattGAGTATAAGTGGAGGTAGGAGTGCATCTTTCTGCAATTATAGAACTACATGTTTCATGTCAAACCATATAACAATTCAATTATACAACCAGTAAGTAATGCAGGAAATTCATAATTTCAGTGGTTTGTTAACAAAAGCTATGATTGGAATGTAAACAAAACAGTGAAGTATTTTGGTCAAGAGGAAAGAGCATCTAATTTTGAATCTAATATTCAAAGGTGATTCAAGGTTGAGCTTTTTTTATCAGATCAAGACCAGTTAGTCTACTAGGCAATATAACACACTTAACATAAATGTGACAAATTTTGTCGTAGAGGTGTATAAGAGGAACTGCCTTCTTTATAAAAGGAAGAACCTGTTCACTTAGAACAATCAACAAGAGAATAAATAGTTTTTTGAAACTGTAAATCTCTACAGAAATAATGGAAATGATAGGGTTCATTTTCTCATGCAATGCATTTGAATTTCAGGTTTCCTAACTGCTAGACTAATTGACCTTAATAAGGTAATATACAAAGAGGTTAAAATTTGGCAGAGATAATAGGATCATACCGTTCCTCCTCCAACGCCCATTCCTTGTCTACTAGTCATAAAGGTGATACCCTTCCATTTGGCGACATAATGAATCTACAATATGATAATCTGATTATTTCTGAATTATGAGTAATATAGTTAATCACTGATAAACTGCACTTGCAAATGAAAATCAGGATTTAGGAGGGGGAGGGGGGAGGTGAAACTGGTAAGATCAGTATATATGAATGCATATGCCAGACTATCagaattaaaaagagaaaattgcaTAGTAATCTTATTCCAGAATGAATCAGGTGCAGTTTCCACTTTATTTTGACAATTAAATGAATCTGTGTGATAAACAATGCAATAAAATATTACTTGAGAATTGAGATTGAGGCAGCTCAGATATAGTTGTCATCAGGCCATGTAATTCTGGACTGGAGGGTTCAAAGTTGACAATAACAAATGACCAAGTGACCAACAAATTTAAGTTTCTGATTGTTAAATCTTTTGGTTCTTCTCACCTCTCAGATCACAGATTGTTGTCTTTTGGTCCAAAATCTCAGTGACAATCcattttatgtaaattttaatcCTCATAATATATCTTGTATGCTTAACCCTTAAGTACCACATATGTTTCCATCAGTTTCACAGGTGAAAACATTGACTAGCTTTGAGTACTGTGACAGTTTCCCCTACAAAAAATTCTTGAATTGACAAACTATATGGTAATCCCACACATTTAGTTAATAGCTTGATGAGTCAACTTTGTATATAACATGCAAAAGCACTAATGAGTGAAACATATTTAACTGGGTCACAACCGTACTGCAACACGGGATCCCATTTTAGCTTCAGCTCCATTCCCAACCTTCAAATCATAGTACCTGAAGATATCACAGTTTCATCACAGAGCAGCCTCCAACTAGCAATACACatcttaaaaatgaaataaaaaaaaatagtgtgaaCTGTGAAAGTTTAAAGATTACCAATGGAAGAGAAACCGAACTTAAGACTAGTCTACAAAATGCTACAAAAGTGACAAATTCTGTTTCTATAGGTTAAAGAAAACTTGATCTATTTGAAGGGCTTTAACACACTTTAGTCATCGGAACCTGATACTAAAGCAGATGGAAGAAAGATTCACAATCAAAGGGATTTCAAaggtgattaaaaatataacatatactCACTTCAAACCATTGGGCAAGGTTGTATAATCACTTTCAGGAATTTTGGCTCCTCTTAGCTGCAGAAAACAGAGTGGAAAATTCTAATTAGTACTCACTTTTCAGaaccatcattttttttttccaaataaaataaCAGAAGAGAAGAATGGGACACATACAGCTCTTCTACTTGTGCTAACAGCTCCAGCCACATCACATGCATAGACTCCAGCAACTAACATAAGATAAAAACATTTAAGCAATCTCATAGAATGGAACATAGAAAGAGAATCTTGGAAGATAGTTAACTAATAACCTATAACTAACCAGTTGTGAGGAGACAACTGAGTAATGCTCTCCTTCCTTCAATACTTAAAGAAACTGTAACTGGTTCTGCAGCAGTTTTACTTGTGGAAGAATGTGAGCAGTGGCATGGTAACCACCTATATGAACCATTGTTGTAAAGTCTTTTGTGTGTCCCTGTGGAGTTAAGGAATTGCCTCAGCTTACTTTAGACttagattaaaaaaagtgtatggAGAAGCAGAGAAGAGAAAAGTTACTTGTCAAGGTAAGGGGGCAATTGAGAATCATAGGATGGTGCTGATGGTGGAACACAGAGAGTTTCATGGTGTTGGATTGTTGGTTTGGTTGATACTGTACAGTGAGATCAGAATTTTGTTTAGTTagcttccttttctttttgtttttggttagagaggaaagagagaaaatattgaGAGGATAACGTGGTTGATTCCATCCACAATTTTGAAGCATTCAGAAATCACAGGTTTTGACTTGCTTTACAACATAGAATATTGGGTTATTCATATAATTGATATTGATATGTCACCAACAAACCATATTCTGGGGTAAAATTTGAGTAACGATATGCTCAAAATCTTAATGGATTCGGTACTTTATATAATGGGAAATTTCTAATATTTGGTCTATTCCGGTAATGGgagataattaaattaaaacgaAGACATTTTGTGTACGACGAGGAAAAATCTATCAAGATCCCACatgacaacaaaaaacaaatccaACATCGAAAATAGAACACGCATTCACTACtatatcttttgatttattcaatgttttctttcttttgtatatGAAATTAATGAATTCAACTTTTactatctttattttctttatcaagaagtgtgaaaaaaaatactgcatagatgttgaatttttaatatttaactgGATATTCCATCAATATAATTGAGATTAATTCTTAAGTCAGGAGTGGTGATTACTGACTAGGAAGAAAATTCTCATAATGGCGATTCCAGTAAATAtggatttttaaataataacacGTGTACAAAGTACAAACACACGAGATGTTCAAGTTACATTACGAATAGTACTCGGGTGTCTACGGCAGGCTTCATCCATTctaaaataaagtatatttgCACTGATTTGGTACTAAGTCCTAAtgtgatataattttatttgaataaggtaaaattatagagtgacaaaattttctttaaagtaATATCTAAATTTGGATTCCAGAACATTAATTAAGTAGaataattttatgtcaattATTTCAcgtatgttatttattttaaagaaatgattATGTAAAAACATGGAAAGCTTTTCTTGAAAAGGTAATTATTTTCCTAAATCTAGTCATTTCCAAAACTTTTACTCAAGTTTCTAACCATATGAATCGAGTCCTGGTGTAACATAAATAGTTgacattataataataataaaaaaagattataattGACATTGACCTAATCACCTTAAAATTAAGATTGTTTATTCTTTCATTTAAGCTGTCTCTAAAATGCAATCCTTTAAACATGCCTAACCTAACCACAAATTTCACTAGTTTTTGCATATTTGGTCTTGCTGCAAAGTTCCATGCCTCTCAATAAAAGcttacatgttttatttttgcattaGAATTAATTCTAGGCTAGCATTCATTCATTCTGAAATTTAGAACAGATTGATACATGATTAAAGAAAACGACTCATTATTTAATAAAGCCCCCATGCCTTACAACAATGTACAAATTATTACGAAATGGCATCATCATTTATTTTGCAACAAACGCAGTTCACTGCTTCTATACCAACATCCAAGTTTCTTTATTGTCTAGTATCAATAGCTATATTGTGATGGCCAAAACTTAGATCCAGTTCTTAAGGAgtgttttgtgttgtttttcaatcagAGTTATATTTTCATAAGATGAAACTTCACTTCTGattgaaaaacaacataaaaagaCTTTAAAAACTTTATCTAAGTTTTGTTCTATCATGATCATGACTTAGTCTAATTatcttttgacttttttttatagggAAGAGTTGCAATGCTATTTGGATTCAAGCACTAGAGCAGAACCTTGCACTTGGAGGAACTTGTGGTTTCTTTGATCCATAGGAACCAGAATGCATATCAAGGCACTTAATTTCAGGCTTCACTCTTACCTTTTCACTTCCTTCAACCCACCTCTTGAGCCTCTTAAGCAACTTTCTCCTTTTGGAAGAAGCATGATCACCATGAGCAGAACCATTGCGATGCTCCAAAAGGGAATGATGCAATTCATGCTCTGACTCATACACCTCTACATGGTCTCTATCTTGCTCATGTTGTTCTTCATAGTGCCTCATTAGCTCTTCCCTTAAGCAAGCATTGACCCTCCTCAAATGAATCAGCTCTTCAACTTCAGTTACGCGTTCCTTCTTGACCTCCTCCAATTCATTGAGAACCTTGTTGTAGTCTTCCTTACTCACATCTCTTGATTCAACCtccaaataatatttcaaaggTTTTCTATGTATCTTTTCCTTGTCTGACTTAGACACATACCCTTCTGCGGTTTCAAGCTTCTTGGCGACCTCATTCTTCTCATCCTCCAATTGGTCCAAAATCCTTTGCAGCTCTATGATTTCACCCTTTAACTTGTTAATGACACTGACCCTTGTTTGCAAGGCATCATGGTTTCTCAATATCACtgcttctttctctttgatcttCAAAGCCTGACCCTTTATCAAACGAGATTTGGCCTTTGAGTCCCTAAGTAGCCTTTGAACCCTCCTTTGAAGCACCCTATTCTGTGATTTCCAATACTGAAGCTGTTCAATAACACTCATGTATTGGACTACAAAACTCTCCAACCTCATAGTCTCGGTCTCTATCGACGAAATCTCTTTACTCAAGAACTCGGCGCGATCATTCTCCAAAGACAACAAGTTTTTTACCTCTAGAAGCAAAGATTCTTGTTCCTTCATTTCACAATACAGCTCGAACTGCAAACGCAAGGCCAATTCCCTCATTTGAAGTCCTTCAATTTGGCTTCTTAGGCTAGTGATCTCTTGTTCCAAACAAGGGTTGTTGTATTCATGGATCACCAAGCTCCCAGAAAGAACACTGCTATTCATGGGAGAAGGTGATGATTCTTCATcttcaaaagaagaaagattGTGATGAAAGCTTTCTTCATGTTTAGTTCCCTGATGACAAGTGATCTTTGGAGAACCACACTCATTTTCTGGTGAAGAAAAAACTTTGGTAGACAAGTTTTTCCTTGCAACAATCCATGCATAGATCAAACCAGCAAAAGATGCAGCCAAGGGAACACCAGCTTTGAGGATTACTGGCTTCAGATTCTCCGCCTTCAGTGCTGTGAGTCCCATCAAAGAAGAATAGAGATTTTGGTTTCAATTGAAAACTATGCCAATGAAATTAAATCTGAATTTTGATCCTTCTTATGGTGCCAATGGTTTAAAGAAAGTTGCATAACTTTGTTTACTTTACTTGGTTGTCCTTTGTTTATAGGAATAGTGGCGTGTGTGTAGCTTTTTGACCACTCCAAGAGGTCTTCTAAGGCACCATCAACCCCTCCTCGTGCTCTAAGGAATCTTGTTCCTTTCCGTGTCAATCAATTGCACTCTGAAATTGATATTTGCCATGTCGGGCTTCTTTTCTTCCATGATCTCTACGTGTGATTTAGATAATTATAGTTAATAGTATTATATTCTCCATATGTTAAAACACATGAGGTTTAAGATTATTAGTTTATATTCTCTAAATGTTCAAACACATGAGGTAACTTTTAGAAACGAGTACTCTAATAGTCTAATGTGAACAAACACTTTACActtattatttctcttttatctttcttaacAATCATATTATATTACCTATTATTAAACTCGTCAAGAGTTTGGTATTAAGTATTAtcacattaatattattttcctttggCAAGAGTATTGCTATTGGGAGCAGTCTAGAACATCCAGGGACTCACGGTGCTAAAATCTCCATCACCTTAAAAAGAAAGTTCTTTGAGCGTTCCAGAGAGTTTATTTAACTTTGTACAAGTGATTTatgacttttttatataatttattttaataaatctcaaaattaagtttataaatACGATCTTATTTGACAAAAGCTTGTCGCATGGATTTAAttgaactttttatttaaatatacccTAGATAATTCTACTTTAGCCTTACAACACAAATTTATGCCCTGAAGCCGTGAATTCACATTATAAGCTAACAGCTTGTTacagatttatatatatatatatatatatatatatatatatatatatatatatatagaattagtGTTTTAGTCTATGAATTATTTGAGTAAATGTTTATGTTTTAGTTAATGTGAGTTGACAAAAATGACTAGGGATCTAGAGTTAACTCTTATCCTTTTTATGAATGCggattcaattcaatttttttcgtCAAAGAAAGTCTACGAGCCTACGACCAAAACTAAACAACactagaaaaataaatacaagaggcttcttccAATAAAGCACTAAATAAAAAGTCAGGAGGAAACTCAAATATGCTAAAGTGGCTATGCAAGATGAGATTCTATCTAAATAGTAAGATTAGATTCTATCTAGCGCTACTAAAAATTTGTTTGGTGGGTAACTGGGTAAGGTACTAATAAAACTACCTACTATTTAAGCTGTTCCTGTAATTTTCTGGGTGAACTACTTCTAACAGTCCCACCATTGGTACATTGTTTAATAGTGTTTAGGGTTTCTCTCCTCTCTACCaccttaaaatgtttatttttatgcaattaaaattaatagtaaataaatatttttcaatatataaattatattataattaaaattttataataaataaatgcatttgcctatataaattatattttagatttataataaattattcaaatatagtATAAGgttgtttttaaatattgataatcctattaaattattaaaatataatttagagatagagataaaagaagataaattgAAGGAGATAAACAATTaggaaaatcaaatatatagataaagataaaaacgaGAATAGTTTGACATAGTTGAGACTTAAGAGTTAAGACATAAtgtttttgattaattataaaaatggtaCGTAAAATATACATTCAAAGTATTGAAGAGAAAGAGTATTGTTATTCTCTAATTGAAATTCATGGCCAATTTGTTAACCtacataaacatatttttttgaagttagaaataaataaaatattttaattttatatgtatgtctttttaatatacttttgcCATCAAAAGTAAagtctcaatatttttttctaaaaa of the Glycine max cultivar Williams 82 chromosome 13, Glycine_max_v4.0, whole genome shotgun sequence genome contains:
- the LOC100775485 gene encoding cactin isoform X4, which translates into the protein MAEIEKVKKRREERALEKARHEEEMALLARERARAEFHDWQKREEEFHFDQSKVRSEIRLREGRARPIDILTKHLNGSDDLDIEINEPYMVFKGLTVKEMEELHDDIKMHLDLDRDTPTHVEYWEALLLVCDWELAEARKKDAIDRARVRGEEPPADLLAEERGLHYSVEPDVKNLLQGKTHAELEAYQVHTESEMRTGTAKVVEYWEAVLKHLHIYKAKACLKEIHAKMLCKHLQRPEQPLEDEDELEDAQVRNSEDDTEHYAKDESFSPEPIKGEVQEAKDQAGSFSPELFHGDENEEAIDPEEDRALLKRMAVKEEQQRQIQEAMASKPAPSEDNFEMKAMKAMGAMEDGDAVFGSGAEVNLDSEVYWWHDKYRARKPKYFNRVHTGYEWNKYNQTHYDHDNPPPKVVQGYKFNIFYPDLVDKTKAPTYTIEKDGSNGETCIIRFHAGPPYEDIVSLLFLDVTKAFKFFNQITDFMCLQTLAYILVFSPTGWLPF
- the LOC100775485 gene encoding cactin isoform X6, which translates into the protein MAEIEKVKKRREERALEKARHEEEMALLARERARAEFHDWQKREEEFHFDQSKVRSEIRLREGRARPIDILTKHLNGSDDLDIEINEPYMVFKGLTVKEMEELHDDIKMHLDLDRDTPTHVEYWEALLLVCDWELAEARKKDAIDRARVRGEEPPADLLAEERGLHYSVEPDVKNLLQGKTHAELEAYQVHTESEMRTGTAKVVEYWEAVLKHLHIYKAKACLKEIHAKMLCKHLQRPEQPLEDEDELEDAQVRNSEDDTEHYAKDESFSPEPIKGEVQEAKDQAGSFSPELFHGDENEEAIDPEEDRALLEQKRMAVKEEQQRQIQEAMASKPAPSEDNFEMKAMKAMGAMEDGDAVFGSGAEVNLDSEVYWWHDKYRARKPKYFNRVHTGYEWNKYNQTHYDHDNPPPKVVQGYKFNIFYPDLVDKTKAPTYTIEKDGSNGETCIIRFHAGPPYEDITLAYILVFSPTGWLPF
- the LOC100775485 gene encoding cactin isoform X3, with protein sequence MAEIEKVKKRREERALEKARHEEEMALLARERARAEFHDWQKREEEFHFDQSKVRSEIRLREGRARPIDILTKHLNGSDDLDIEINEPYMVFKGLTVKEMEELHDDIKMHLDLDRDTPTHVEYWEALLLVCDWELAEARKKDAIDRARVRGEEPPADLLAEERGLHYSVEPDVKNLLQGKTHAELEAYQVHTESEMRTGTAKVVEYWEAVLKHLHIYKAKACLKEIHAKMLCKHLQRPEQPLEDEDELEDAQVRNSEDDTEHYAKDESFSPEPIKGEVQEAKDQAGSFSPELFHGDENEEAIDPEEDRALLEQKRMAVKEEQQRQIQEAMASKPAPSEDNFEMKAMKAMGAMEDGDAVFGSGAEVNLDSEVYWWHDKYRARKPKYFNRVHTGYEWNKYNQTHYDHDNPPPKVVQGYKFNIFYPDLVDKTKAPTYTIEKDGSNGETCIIRFHAGPPYEDIVSLLFLDVTKAFKFFNQITDFMCLQTLAYILVFSPTGWLPF